A single Cryptococcus deuterogattii R265 chromosome 2, complete sequence DNA region contains:
- a CDS encoding translocation protein SEC72: MPASSTAITSPSIYYSTATPATGGSSPLHPAQRSPAQPPRLHPARTHSPYPQDGHHSTQRTPDIANKSFVLVVCKLHDQQKCDQCRVDFTPVNYLHQFLRFAPAEAIPPPPNVAPPPQRAQAVTNLKDAGNNAFKAQKFDIATQFYSKATDAALSRPPWEPAALGREEAAITLCNRSASYAFSGNWTAALADAQTVINLKRPWTKGHFRKARALVGLEQYEDAKQAIIDGLQYEPNDKELNTFLQEIEEKIREADKAFPDTV, encoded by the exons ATGcccgcctcttccaccgcgatcacctctccttctATATATTATT CCACAGCCACTCCCGCCACAGGGGGCAGCTCCCCCCTCCATCCCGCTCAGCGCAGCCCAGCTCAGCCTCCTCGACTCCATCCCGCACGCACACATTCCCCATACCCTCAAGACGGTCACCATAGCACCCAACGCACCCCAGACATCGCAAACAAGTCCTTCGTACTCGTCGTATGCAAGCTCCACGACCAGCAAAAGTGCGACCAGTGCAGAGTCGATTTTACCCCAGTCAACTACTTGCATCAGTTCTTGAGGTTTGCTCCCGCCGAAGCTATTCCCCCTCCACCCAATGtcgcccctcctccccaacGAGCACAGGCTGTCACCAACCTCAAAGACGCGGGCAAC AATGCGTTCAAAGCTCAAAAGTTTGATATTGCTACGCAATTCTATTCTAAAGCCACGGACGCCGCTCTCAGTCGACCTCCTTGGGAGCCCGCTGCActgggaagggaagaagctgctATCACGCTTTGCAACCGCTCTGCGAGCTATGCATTTTCTGGAAACTG GACTGCTGCTCTTGCCGATGCGCAGACTGTCATAAACCTGAAGAGACCGTGGACAAAGGGACATTTCCG GAAAGCACGCGCTTTGGTTGGATTGGAGCAGTACGAGGACGCAAAGCAAGCCATCATCGATGGACTGCAATACGAACCTAATGACAAG GAATTGAACACCTTTCTccaagagattgaagagaaaATAAGAGAAGCAGACAAAGCCTTCCCAGACACCGTTTAA